In the genome of Microbacterium endophyticum, one region contains:
- a CDS encoding LacI family DNA-binding transcriptional regulator: MTTRPTIHDVARVAGVSVATVSKAMNGRYGVAAETVDRVMTVVADLGYASSLVASSMRSRTTGVIGVLVADFEPFSAEILKGVGAALRDSSYDVLAYSGSRQGNGEGWERRSLSRLSGTLIDGVIMVTPTVVNVAAEVPIVLIDPHTGRADLPTVESDSLGGARNATRYLAELGHRRIGFVGGRPDLKSSRFRDTGYREALGAAGIPFDEALVRVGFYSGEAARDAARSLLVQERPPTAVFAANDLSAIALIEVATELGIRVPEDLSVVGFDDVPEASRLTPALTTVRQPMHQIGHTAAEMLTTLMSGQALAKTHVLLPTRLIARATTAPPR; encoded by the coding sequence ATGACAACACGTCCGACCATCCACGACGTCGCCCGCGTGGCTGGAGTTTCCGTTGCGACGGTCTCAAAAGCGATGAACGGCAGGTACGGGGTCGCGGCCGAAACGGTGGACCGGGTCATGACAGTCGTTGCCGACCTGGGGTATGCCTCGAGTCTTGTCGCGAGCAGTATGCGATCGCGGACGACCGGTGTCATCGGCGTGCTCGTAGCTGACTTCGAGCCCTTCAGCGCCGAGATTCTGAAGGGTGTCGGTGCAGCGCTGCGCGACTCGAGCTACGACGTTCTGGCCTACAGCGGGTCGCGCCAGGGCAATGGTGAGGGCTGGGAGCGGCGTTCCCTCAGTAGATTGAGCGGCACCCTGATCGACGGCGTGATCATGGTCACGCCCACTGTCGTCAACGTCGCGGCCGAGGTGCCGATCGTGCTGATCGACCCGCACACTGGACGAGCTGATTTACCGACGGTCGAGTCTGACAGTCTCGGAGGTGCGCGAAATGCAACTCGGTATCTTGCTGAACTCGGTCATCGTCGCATCGGTTTCGTTGGTGGGCGCCCCGACCTCAAGTCGTCGCGGTTTCGCGACACGGGTTATCGAGAAGCGCTCGGCGCCGCAGGTATCCCTTTCGATGAAGCCCTCGTGCGTGTGGGGTTCTACTCGGGAGAAGCAGCACGGGATGCCGCCCGCTCCCTGCTCGTGCAAGAGCGCCCGCCGACAGCGGTCTTTGCTGCCAATGATCTCTCTGCGATCGCCCTCATCGAAGTGGCCACCGAGCTCGGTATCCGTGTGCCGGAAGACCTTTCGGTCGTTGGCTTCGATGATGTCCCCGAGGCCTCGCGGCTGACGCCGGCGCTCACAACCGTCCGTCAGCCCATGCACCAAATCGGTCATACCGCGGCCGAAATGCTCACGACGCTCATGAGTGGACAGGCGCTTGCAAAAACGCACGTCTTGTTGCCGACCCGACTTATCGCGCGCGCAACGACAGCGCCGCCGCGCTGA
- a CDS encoding PadR family transcriptional regulator gives MFETVTTEEGRAMAISADAIRGYIDVLVLSLLRANPSYAYELAQRITAISGDAYAIKQTTLYSAVKRLESSGLVSSSAGVSPSGKPRTYYSITDAGLIHFDVKVEEWRNTKSVVDRFINGTIEGGTP, from the coding sequence ATGTTTGAGACAGTAACCACCGAAGAAGGGCGAGCAATGGCGATCAGCGCCGATGCGATTCGCGGCTACATTGACGTTCTTGTGTTGTCGCTCCTGCGCGCGAACCCGTCTTACGCCTACGAACTAGCACAGCGCATCACCGCAATCAGCGGTGATGCGTACGCCATCAAACAGACCACCCTCTATTCGGCCGTGAAACGCCTAGAGAGCAGTGGACTCGTCAGCTCGTCCGCCGGAGTATCCCCCTCAGGAAAACCTCGCACCTACTACAGCATCACCGACGCTGGCCTCATCCATTTCGACGTCAAAGTCGAGGAGTGGCGCAATACGAAGTCCGTCGTCGACAGATTCATCAACGGAACCATCGAAGGAGGTACTCCGTGA
- a CDS encoding permease prefix domain 1-containing protein, with amino-acid sequence MNVIITYLDTMFSTYPQTPRLLEAKAELKDMMEDAYSSLIADGRSENEAVGQVIRDFGNLEEVAPVLGITSDIAHDSATVAAKDIPEHAPITLEEAEGYADVQQHVRFRVSTAVILFVMSPAMLILLPVAAQYGFLPFTDGIASLVGLVALFALITTGVVIILATSRETARYERIPEGRFSTNPAVTHWAEALAMQHERGRIRALQIAIAFWILAPIPLIGLALLTEDSPQNGFWSVIGVVLVLAFVATGLGVFLPRSWAKNVAEELGRGAGHRQNFGVRKDGERSIVGVIGAFYWPLLTAVFLAWSFIGNAWGISWVIWPIGAVLFGAIAGGTSALESYRRARPQ; translated from the coding sequence GTGAACGTCATCATCACGTACCTGGACACCATGTTCAGCACGTACCCGCAAACTCCACGACTACTTGAGGCCAAGGCCGAACTGAAAGACATGATGGAGGACGCCTATTCGAGTCTCATCGCCGACGGTCGTTCCGAAAATGAGGCTGTCGGGCAGGTAATTCGCGATTTCGGCAACCTTGAAGAGGTCGCGCCGGTGCTCGGCATCACATCCGATATTGCCCATGATTCAGCAACGGTTGCTGCCAAAGACATTCCAGAGCACGCGCCGATCACACTCGAAGAGGCAGAGGGTTACGCAGACGTGCAGCAGCATGTTCGCTTTAGAGTGAGCACCGCCGTCATCCTGTTCGTCATGTCCCCGGCGATGCTGATCCTGCTGCCGGTCGCCGCGCAATACGGATTTCTTCCGTTCACTGATGGCATCGCGTCGCTCGTCGGGCTCGTGGCGCTATTTGCTCTCATCACCACCGGAGTGGTGATCATCCTCGCGACGTCTCGCGAAACAGCACGCTACGAACGCATCCCAGAAGGTCGATTCTCCACCAACCCGGCCGTGACGCACTGGGCCGAGGCGCTCGCCATGCAGCACGAACGCGGACGCATCCGCGCGCTCCAGATCGCGATCGCGTTCTGGATTCTCGCTCCTATTCCACTCATCGGACTTGCACTGCTCACGGAAGACTCACCCCAAAATGGCTTCTGGAGCGTGATCGGTGTCGTGCTCGTGCTCGCCTTCGTCGCAACAGGACTCGGAGTCTTCCTCCCGCGGTCATGGGCGAAGAACGTCGCAGAAGAGCTCGGGCGTGGCGCCGGCCATCGTCAGAACTTTGGAGTGCGCAAGGATGGCGAGCGCAGCATCGTCGGAGTAATCGGCGCCTTCTACTGGCCGCTACTCACGGCTGTCTTTCTCGCGTGGAGCTTCATCGGCAATGCGTGGGGAATCTCCTGGGTCATCTGGCCGATCGGAGCCGTGCTCTTTGGAGCAATCGCGGGCGGCACCAGCGCGCTCGAGAGTTACCGCAGAGCCCGACCTCAGTAG
- a CDS encoding beta-glucosidase: MTLEEKLAQLVGFWVDQGDEVVAPMAGEMATSTRYEDATEHGLGHLTRVYGTRPVEPLARAEWLWNEQRRLRQETRLGIPALVHEECLTGLAAWKAATFPTPLAWGAAFNPELVERMGSAIGRSMRELGVHQGLAPVLDVIRDPRWGRVDECIAEDPYVVGTIGTAYVRGLQDAGIHATLKHFVGYSASQSGRNHAPVHVGMRELDDVLLPPFEMAVRDGGVRSVMNSYAEIDGIPVASAPEFLTGILRDRWGFDGVVVADYFAIAFLQTMHRVAEDKGAAAHLALSAGIDIELPSGDTYGAALAERVRDGRTDEALVDRAVTRVLTQKEALGLLDEDLSTAPTSIDLDDAEHRDIARELAEQSLVLLTNDGTLPLAAGSAGPSRIAVIGPNADSPEALMGCYSFANHVLAHHPGTPLGFEIPSVSEALAAEFASSEISTARGCEVEGDDRSGFDGATAVARDADIAIVVVGDRAGLFGRGTVGEGNDVESLELPGVQRELVEQIIASGTPVVLVVLSGRPYALDWALSGASAPAAVLQAFFPGEEGGPALARVLSGAVAPSGHLPVSLPRSAGAQPYSYLHPFLGGPNEITSADSTPALPFGHGLSYTTFTHSDLTTGAETSTGSVFTVEVTVKNTGTRSGTELVQLYGQDIVASVTRPVAQLIAYSRVDLTPREHARVRFEVPTARMSLTNRRGERIVEPGEIELWVGSSCAERATSTRVTFTGPDHHVTGDDPRLVHVTVQSPEVSLH; this comes from the coding sequence ATGACGCTGGAAGAAAAACTTGCCCAACTTGTGGGGTTCTGGGTAGACCAGGGCGACGAGGTCGTTGCGCCGATGGCCGGAGAAATGGCGACCTCGACCCGCTACGAGGATGCGACCGAGCACGGTCTCGGCCATCTCACCCGCGTCTACGGCACACGGCCCGTTGAGCCGTTGGCCCGCGCGGAGTGGCTCTGGAACGAGCAACGCCGACTCCGACAAGAAACCCGCCTCGGGATTCCGGCACTGGTGCATGAAGAGTGCCTCACGGGACTTGCGGCGTGGAAAGCGGCGACGTTTCCCACACCGCTCGCGTGGGGTGCGGCGTTCAATCCGGAACTGGTCGAGCGCATGGGTAGTGCAATCGGTCGATCGATGCGGGAACTCGGGGTGCATCAGGGGCTTGCCCCGGTGCTCGATGTCATTCGCGACCCGCGTTGGGGACGAGTCGATGAGTGCATCGCCGAAGACCCATACGTCGTCGGCACAATCGGCACCGCGTATGTGCGCGGCCTGCAGGATGCCGGAATCCACGCAACGCTGAAGCACTTTGTCGGGTACTCGGCCTCACAATCCGGTCGCAATCATGCGCCAGTGCACGTCGGCATGCGCGAACTAGACGACGTGCTTTTGCCACCTTTCGAGATGGCGGTTCGTGACGGCGGCGTGCGATCGGTCATGAATTCGTACGCCGAAATCGACGGGATTCCGGTGGCATCAGCGCCGGAATTCCTCACGGGAATCCTGCGCGACCGATGGGGATTCGATGGTGTTGTCGTCGCCGACTACTTCGCTATCGCTTTCTTGCAGACGATGCATCGGGTCGCCGAAGATAAAGGTGCCGCGGCTCACCTTGCACTCTCGGCTGGCATCGATATCGAGCTTCCGAGCGGCGACACGTACGGCGCAGCGCTCGCAGAGCGTGTGCGAGACGGGCGCACCGATGAAGCTCTCGTTGATCGTGCCGTCACTCGTGTGCTCACGCAAAAAGAAGCACTCGGCTTGCTCGATGAAGATCTTTCGACCGCCCCGACATCGATTGACCTCGATGACGCCGAGCATCGCGACATCGCCCGTGAGCTTGCCGAGCAGTCACTCGTGCTGCTCACGAATGACGGCACTCTCCCGCTCGCGGCGGGCAGTGCAGGACCGTCGCGCATTGCTGTGATCGGCCCGAATGCCGACAGCCCCGAAGCGCTGATGGGTTGCTATTCGTTCGCCAATCATGTGCTCGCGCACCATCCGGGAACGCCTCTCGGCTTTGAGATTCCCAGCGTGAGTGAAGCCTTGGCTGCAGAATTCGCTAGCTCCGAAATCTCGACGGCGCGTGGATGCGAAGTAGAGGGCGACGATAGATCCGGGTTTGACGGCGCAACAGCCGTTGCGCGCGATGCGGACATCGCCATCGTTGTCGTGGGTGACCGCGCCGGGCTGTTTGGGCGTGGCACGGTCGGCGAGGGCAACGACGTGGAATCCCTGGAGCTACCCGGGGTTCAGCGCGAGTTGGTCGAACAGATCATTGCGAGCGGCACGCCCGTCGTGCTCGTCGTACTCTCGGGCCGCCCGTATGCGCTCGACTGGGCGCTGTCCGGTGCTTCCGCACCCGCAGCTGTGCTCCAGGCATTCTTTCCCGGCGAAGAAGGCGGTCCGGCTCTCGCTCGGGTATTGAGCGGAGCGGTCGCACCATCGGGCCACCTGCCTGTCTCGCTCCCACGCTCAGCAGGAGCTCAGCCCTACAGCTACCTGCATCCGTTCCTTGGCGGGCCGAACGAGATCACGAGCGCCGACAGCACGCCGGCGCTGCCGTTCGGCCACGGCCTGAGCTACACCACGTTTACTCACAGCGACCTGACCACCGGGGCCGAAACAAGCACAGGCAGCGTGTTCACTGTCGAGGTGACAGTGAAGAACACCGGCACACGATCGGGCACCGAGCTCGTGCAGCTGTACGGGCAAGACATCGTCGCGAGCGTGACACGTCCAGTGGCGCAGCTCATCGCCTACAGCCGCGTGGATCTCACGCCGCGCGAGCACGCACGGGTGAGGTTCGAAGTGCCAACCGCTCGGATGTCGTTGACCAACCGTCGCGGCGAGCGCATCGTGGAACCGGGTGAAATCGAGCTCTGGGTTGGTTCGTCATGCGCAGAGAGAGCAACGAGCACGCGGGTGACCTTCACGGGCCCAGATCACCATGTCACGGGCGATGACCCACGACTCGTCCACGTAACGGTCCAGAGTCCGGAGGTCTCACTTCACTGA
- a CDS encoding iron chaperone produces MSATEGGFSDSEREAMKQRAEELKAMKGVKGSAKKAKEFEACLEVIEGLEGTDRVIAERLHMIVAEEAPGLDPKTWYGFPTYAKDGKNIVFFQPASKFNTRYGSIGFTEDADLDHGAMWPVAFAVIEMTDAVESQLRTLVKKAAAY; encoded by the coding sequence ATGAGCGCAACCGAGGGTGGATTCAGCGATTCTGAGCGCGAGGCGATGAAGCAGCGCGCCGAGGAACTCAAAGCGATGAAGGGTGTCAAAGGCTCCGCGAAGAAGGCCAAAGAGTTCGAAGCATGCCTCGAGGTGATCGAGGGACTCGAAGGCACAGATCGCGTCATCGCGGAGCGCCTTCACATGATTGTGGCAGAGGAAGCGCCCGGCCTTGACCCGAAGACCTGGTATGGATTTCCGACCTATGCGAAAGACGGCAAGAACATCGTGTTCTTCCAACCCGCGTCCAAGTTCAATACGCGGTATGGCTCGATCGGCTTCACTGAAGACGCGGACCTCGACCACGGTGCGATGTGGCCCGTGGCTTTCGCCGTGATCGAGATGACAGATGCCGTAGAAAGCCAACTGCGCACCCTCGTAAAGAAGGCGGCTGCCTACTGA
- a CDS encoding endo alpha-1,4 polygalactosaminidase yields the protein MRGICGKVTSAGALALVLLISGCSTATEIAPPPSDGVFDYQLGGGYEPGDDVTVVTRDSTDEPAEGLYSICYVNGFQTQPDEAWPEALILHEADGTRVADPAWPAEYLLDISTPEKRAEAAAKQSTVIERCAKSGFQAVEFDNLDSWTRSDGALTEADAVAFAVLLVDTTHGEGLAASQKNSAEMTAEGKNDIGFDFVTVEECDLFDECDEFTKAYGDQVFDIEYTDDLRGTFADVCSRVATPARTILRDRDLVTPDSSDYVFEHC from the coding sequence GTGCGCGGCATTTGCGGAAAAGTTACGAGTGCCGGAGCTCTCGCTCTCGTACTACTCATCTCTGGATGCTCCACGGCAACCGAGATCGCCCCGCCGCCATCGGATGGCGTGTTCGACTACCAACTCGGGGGCGGCTACGAACCGGGCGATGACGTGACGGTCGTCACTCGGGACAGCACTGATGAGCCGGCCGAGGGACTGTATTCCATTTGCTATGTGAATGGGTTTCAGACGCAGCCGGACGAAGCGTGGCCCGAGGCGCTGATTCTTCACGAAGCCGACGGCACACGGGTGGCTGATCCGGCATGGCCAGCTGAGTACCTGCTCGATATCTCAACGCCTGAAAAACGCGCTGAGGCGGCCGCGAAGCAAAGCACGGTCATCGAGCGCTGCGCGAAGAGCGGCTTCCAGGCTGTCGAGTTCGACAATCTCGACTCGTGGACGCGATCAGACGGTGCTCTGACCGAAGCGGATGCCGTGGCATTCGCCGTTCTGCTCGTCGACACGACACACGGTGAGGGCCTGGCTGCGTCCCAGAAGAACTCGGCCGAGATGACAGCCGAGGGCAAGAACGACATCGGGTTCGACTTTGTCACCGTCGAAGAGTGTGACCTGTTCGACGAGTGCGATGAGTTCACGAAGGCATACGGTGACCAGGTCTTCGATATCGAATACACCGACGATCTTCGTGGGACGTTCGCCGACGTGTGCTCACGCGTCGCAACACCTGCGCGCACCATCTTGCGCGATCGAGACCTGGTGACCCCAGATAGCAGCGACTACGTCTTCGAACACTGCTAG
- a CDS encoding extracellular solute-binding protein, with the protein MNMRHILTGSAALVIGALALSGCSGDSGGGDSGGDVTLTVWQNSTTGDGVAYWEDAAAAFEEANPGVTVEIQSIQNEDMDGKLQTALNSGDAPDVFMARGGGKLADVVKAGQVMDLTDKISSDAESAMSSSLSAFTYDGKLYGMPLSVLPEGLFYSQDLFDEAGVTDTPGTIDELVDVNDELKSAGIDPIAVGAKDAWPAAHWYYNFALRECSQDVMNEAADSRSFDDECWLRAGEDLQDFADTEPFNQGYLTTAAQQGAGSSAGLLANHQAAMELMGAWEPGVVASLTPDEQPLADLSWFAFPEISGGDGTPGAMMGGADGYSCYVDAPAECVDFLNFLASKDQQEAYATAFQTLPASQDAQGVVSDPALLSVLDAYNDAPYVVLWLDTLYGQNVGNALNVAVVDMLAGSGTPQSIVDAVNDAAMRG; encoded by the coding sequence ATGAATATGCGACACATCCTTACGGGCTCAGCAGCCCTGGTGATTGGCGCACTCGCGCTAAGCGGATGCAGCGGAGACTCCGGAGGCGGTGACAGCGGCGGCGATGTCACCCTCACGGTCTGGCAGAACTCCACGACCGGCGATGGCGTGGCCTACTGGGAAGACGCTGCCGCGGCGTTCGAAGAGGCGAACCCCGGCGTAACCGTCGAGATTCAGTCAATCCAAAACGAAGACATGGATGGCAAACTGCAGACCGCCTTGAACTCGGGAGACGCTCCCGACGTGTTCATGGCACGCGGTGGCGGCAAGCTCGCCGATGTCGTCAAAGCTGGCCAGGTGATGGATCTGACCGACAAGATTTCTTCGGATGCCGAGTCCGCCATGAGCTCATCCTTGAGTGCGTTCACGTACGACGGAAAGCTCTACGGAATGCCCCTCTCCGTCCTTCCAGAGGGCCTGTTCTACAGCCAGGACCTCTTCGATGAGGCTGGAGTCACCGACACCCCCGGAACCATCGACGAGCTGGTCGATGTGAATGACGAGCTGAAGTCAGCCGGCATCGATCCCATCGCCGTGGGGGCGAAAGATGCCTGGCCCGCAGCGCACTGGTATTACAACTTCGCGCTTCGCGAGTGCTCGCAAGATGTCATGAACGAAGCCGCAGACTCGCGGTCGTTTGATGACGAATGCTGGCTGCGCGCTGGTGAAGATCTCCAGGATTTCGCCGACACCGAGCCCTTCAACCAGGGTTACTTGACGACTGCAGCACAGCAGGGCGCTGGATCATCGGCTGGCCTGCTGGCTAACCACCAGGCTGCGATGGAGCTCATGGGTGCGTGGGAGCCCGGCGTGGTCGCATCGCTCACACCGGACGAGCAGCCGCTCGCTGACTTGAGTTGGTTCGCATTCCCCGAGATCAGTGGCGGCGACGGCACGCCCGGAGCCATGATGGGTGGCGCTGACGGCTACTCCTGCTACGTAGATGCCCCGGCGGAATGTGTCGATTTCCTCAACTTCCTCGCGTCGAAAGACCAGCAGGAAGCCTACGCAACCGCGTTCCAGACCCTGCCCGCGAGCCAGGACGCCCAGGGCGTCGTGAGCGATCCCGCACTCCTCAGCGTTCTGGACGCGTACAACGACGCACCGTACGTGGTGCTGTGGCTCGACACGCTCTACGGACAGAACGTCGGTAACGCACTCAACGTAGCGGTTGTCGACATGCTCGCTGGCAGCGGAACGCCGCAGAGCATCGTGGATGCCGTCAACGATGCAGCGATGAGGGGCTAG
- a CDS encoding carbohydrate ABC transporter permease, which translates to MATEAIVTRHIKPSKRRVTRTPRQRTGSFFIYFLAIVLIGLILAPVAYIIIGGFRTNSQITQDPSGLPATWQIENYFNVLSSGVFWREVLNSTIAAAVTTFFVVAFGLGAAYVLARYNFRARGALYALFAAGLMFPMTVAITPLYIMVRSLGLMNSLAGVIVPQVAFALPVTIIILVPFLQALPREIEEAAFIDGCSRLGFFWRMVIPLAVPAVITVGILAFIASWNSYMLPLFILNDESTFTLPLGVQAFASQYSVDTAKVLAFTSLSMIPALVFFSLFERRIVGGLTGAVKG; encoded by the coding sequence ATGGCTACCGAAGCAATCGTCACTCGCCACATCAAGCCGAGCAAGCGGCGGGTTACGCGCACTCCCCGCCAGCGCACCGGAAGCTTCTTTATCTACTTCCTCGCGATCGTGTTGATCGGGCTCATTCTCGCGCCCGTTGCGTACATCATCATCGGCGGATTTCGCACGAACTCGCAGATCACGCAGGACCCCTCGGGGCTCCCGGCGACGTGGCAGATCGAGAACTACTTCAACGTGTTGTCGAGCGGTGTCTTCTGGCGTGAAGTGCTCAACTCGACGATCGCGGCCGCAGTCACGACGTTCTTTGTCGTCGCCTTCGGGCTGGGAGCCGCGTACGTGCTCGCACGCTATAACTTCCGCGCTCGCGGTGCGCTCTACGCGCTCTTCGCAGCTGGCCTCATGTTTCCGATGACCGTCGCCATCACGCCGCTGTACATCATGGTCCGCTCGCTCGGACTCATGAACTCTCTCGCCGGTGTCATCGTGCCGCAGGTCGCGTTCGCGCTGCCGGTGACGATCATCATCCTGGTGCCGTTCTTGCAGGCGCTCCCGCGAGAGATCGAGGAGGCGGCATTCATCGACGGATGCAGCCGGCTCGGTTTCTTCTGGCGAATGGTCATTCCGCTTGCGGTTCCCGCCGTCATCACCGTGGGAATTCTCGCGTTCATCGCCAGCTGGAACAGCTACATGTTGCCCCTGTTCATCTTGAACGACGAATCCACCTTCACCCTGCCGCTCGGCGTACAGGCGTTCGCGTCGCAGTACTCCGTCGATACCGCAAAGGTGCTCGCCTTCACTTCACTGTCAATGATCCCCGCGCTCGTGTTCTTCAGCCTGTTTGAACGACGCATCGTCGGTGGCTTGACCGGTGCGGTCAAGGGTTGA
- a CDS encoding carbohydrate ABC transporter permease → MTSLTDNAERTSTGNLAGSGGGVKAPSSPRRSRSGGPWRTRLEIAVLAGPALIVFLSFVMLPVAVAAYYGFFSWGGYGPATDFVGLRNYVVILTDPAFQEALWHNFLIVILSLVIQGPIAIALALLLNRKMRFQSSIRVLIFVPYVISEVVVGTGWSLMLANNGALNDLLAKLGLSAYAQDWLANPDIAIWTLMAIITWKYIGFAVILFLAGLQGIPEELYEAAAIDGASYWQIQRSITFPLLGPTVRIWAFLSIIGSLQLFDLVYIIWGQYIAATAGTSTMATYMVATGRNAGSYGYGNAVAVVIFLISLIIALLYQRFVLRRDTEGAVTGGKR, encoded by the coding sequence ATGACTTCCCTCACCGACAACGCTGAGCGCACGTCGACGGGGAATCTCGCAGGGAGCGGGGGCGGCGTGAAAGCGCCGTCCTCGCCCCGGCGGTCCCGCTCCGGCGGACCGTGGCGCACACGCCTCGAGATCGCCGTTCTTGCCGGTCCCGCTCTCATCGTCTTTCTTTCTTTCGTCATGCTGCCCGTGGCAGTTGCGGCCTACTACGGCTTCTTCAGCTGGGGCGGCTACGGGCCCGCGACCGACTTTGTCGGGCTCCGTAATTACGTCGTGATTCTGACCGACCCGGCGTTCCAAGAGGCGCTCTGGCACAACTTCTTGATCGTCATCCTCTCGCTCGTCATCCAGGGCCCCATCGCTATTGCGCTTGCGCTTTTGCTCAACCGCAAGATGCGATTCCAGTCATCCATTCGGGTTTTGATCTTCGTCCCCTACGTCATCTCTGAAGTTGTCGTCGGCACGGGGTGGAGCCTGATGCTCGCCAACAACGGCGCACTCAACGACCTATTGGCGAAACTGGGTCTCAGCGCTTATGCGCAGGATTGGCTCGCAAATCCGGATATTGCGATCTGGACCCTCATGGCGATCATCACCTGGAAGTACATCGGGTTCGCCGTCATCCTCTTTCTCGCAGGTCTTCAGGGCATCCCAGAAGAGCTCTACGAAGCAGCCGCAATCGACGGCGCCTCGTACTGGCAGATCCAGCGCTCGATCACGTTCCCGCTACTCGGGCCCACGGTTCGAATCTGGGCATTCCTGTCGATCATCGGGTCGCTCCAACTCTTCGACCTCGTCTACATCATTTGGGGTCAGTACATTGCGGCCACCGCCGGCACCTCGACGATGGCGACCTACATGGTGGCCACGGGTCGAAACGCCGGAAGCTACGGCTACGGCAACGCCGTCGCCGTCGTGATCTTCCTCATTTCACTCATCATCGCGCTGCTCTATCAGCGCTTCGTGCTGCGCCGCGATACCGAGGGCGCAGTCACGGGAGGTAAACGCTGA
- a CDS encoding Gfo/Idh/MocA family protein, protein MGHPHGVGIVGLGVISRAYLDTLVGHPDVRIVAVADLDAERARTIAETVPGARALSVPELLADPEVDTVLNLTIPAAHAEIAHGAISHGKNVYGEKPLTAVFGDARTVMASADAAGVHVGCAPDTVLGTGVQTARAAIDAGHIGRPVAATAAFVSAGHESWHPNPDFYYLPGGGPLFDMGPYYLSALVHMLGPVVAVQGAGSRTRSVRTIGSGPREGETFDVDVATHVTGVLTHADGALSTVTFSFDAHASEAKPIEVHGEAGSLSVPDPNYFDGDVRLSHGDGWQLVPVSAGYEHGSRGVGLLDFAAGESPARRASGELALHTLEVMTLLLESAETGERRRVSTAPERPEPVPLTTEVQWRRLAGA, encoded by the coding sequence GTGGGCCACCCGCACGGCGTAGGAATCGTGGGCCTCGGGGTTATCTCGCGCGCCTACCTCGACACTCTTGTCGGTCACCCGGATGTGCGCATCGTGGCGGTCGCAGATCTTGATGCGGAGCGAGCGCGCACGATCGCCGAAACAGTGCCGGGGGCCCGGGCGCTCTCAGTGCCGGAGCTTCTTGCCGACCCCGAGGTCGACACGGTCTTGAATCTCACGATTCCGGCAGCGCACGCAGAGATTGCGCACGGAGCTATCTCGCACGGAAAGAACGTGTACGGCGAAAAGCCGCTGACAGCGGTATTCGGTGATGCGCGCACCGTGATGGCCAGCGCGGATGCTGCGGGGGTGCACGTCGGCTGCGCACCCGACACCGTGCTCGGAACGGGGGTGCAGACGGCGCGTGCCGCGATCGATGCCGGACACATCGGGCGACCGGTGGCCGCGACCGCCGCGTTCGTCTCTGCGGGACACGAGTCGTGGCATCCGAACCCTGACTTCTACTACTTGCCCGGGGGCGGTCCGCTCTTCGACATGGGACCGTACTACCTTTCGGCGCTCGTGCACATGCTCGGGCCGGTCGTCGCTGTACAGGGCGCGGGCTCCCGCACGCGGTCGGTGCGCACGATCGGCTCTGGTCCACGTGAGGGCGAGACATTCGACGTCGACGTGGCGACGCATGTCACCGGTGTGCTGACGCACGCCGATGGCGCGCTCTCAACTGTCACGTTCAGCTTTGACGCGCACGCATCAGAGGCGAAGCCGATAGAGGTGCACGGTGAAGCCGGTTCGCTGTCGGTGCCAGATCCCAACTACTTCGATGGAGATGTGCGTCTTTCACACGGCGATGGATGGCAGCTTGTTCCGGTATCGGCGGGCTACGAGCACGGTTCGCGCGGCGTCGGGCTGCTCGATTTTGCCGCGGGGGAATCACCCGCGCGACGAGCGAGCGGCGAGCTTGCGCTGCACACCCTCGAAGTGATGACTTTGCTTCTCGAATCTGCGGAAACAGGGGAGCGGCGCCGTGTGTCCACAGCGCCCGAGCGTCCGGAGCCTGTGCCACTTACGACCGAAGTCCAGTGGCGGCGGCTCGCGGGCGCATAA